A stretch of DNA from Micromonospora sp. NBC_01813:
CCCTCATCTTCACCTGGTTGCCGGCCTTCGTCGTGTTCGCGGCCACCACCCTCGCCGCCCCGACCGTGACGAACGAGGCGAGCGTCGCCGCCGCTGCCCTCTGGGCGTTGCTGGTCGCAGCGCTGATCGCCGGCTGGGCGGTGGTCACCGAACTCTGGCGGTGGCGGGCGGGCCGGCCGGACGAGGCCGCACCGGAGACCCCGACCCGACCGATCGCACTACGTCTACTACTTGGCTCATTGCCAACCGCCGTGTTCACCTCGTTGGTACTGGCACTGCACGGGCTCTCGGTCGGCCAGATCGCTGTGCTGGCCGGGCTGCTCGTCGCCGTACTGCACCTGCTGCCGTTGCTCGTGGCCCGGCTGCTGACCCGCCGCCGTCAGGCGAGCCCGGAAAGCTCTCCCGACCCGGTGCCGTGACGGCGGCGGAGGCGGTCACGCCGGTTCGACCGGCAGCCACAACTCGCAGGTCGCGGTGCTGAAGTCGGCCGCGCGGTCGAGCACCGCGACCAACGACGGCCCCGGCCGCAGCCGCCAGGGATTCGACGGGAACCACTCCGTCGCGGTCGCCGCCCAGGTCTGCTGCAGCGCCTGCGGATAAGACCCGGCGGTACGGAAGACCGCCCACTGGCCGGCCGGCACCTCGATGCTGTCGAGGTCGGCGGGCACCGATGTGTCCGCGCCGACGGCGACCCCGTGCAGGTAGGTGAGTTCGGTGCCCTCGGTGGCGTCCGGGTCTACATCATCACTGACCTGCAGTAGGCCGGCCGGCTCGGTGTCGCTGAGCGCCTTCAGCCGCAGATGCTCCTGCGCCGGCAGCGCGGTGATGTGCTGTTGAATGTGCGGGTTGACGCCGTGGTGGATCAGCGGCACCCGGGCGGCGTGTCCGGCGAGCCGGAACGCGGGGCGGTCGACGATACGGGTGTCCATCGGGATGCTCCCTTCGACGGTCAGGCGGAACCTGAGCTGTGACTGCGTACGCAGGGGGCCTCCGTCGCGGCGGACATCGCTCGGGCCGACTCCGTGCACCGCCCGGAACGCCCGGCCGAACGCCTCGGTCGAGCCGTACCCGTACCTGATGGCAATGCTCAGCAGGTCGTCCCCGCTCCGGACGACCTCGGCAGCGGCGACGGTCATCCGGCGTCGGCGTACGTACTCCGACAGCGGCATTCCGGCCAGCGACGAGAACATCCGGCGCAGGTGGTACTCGGTCGTGCCGAGCGTGCCGGCGAACGCGTCGACGTCGAACTCCTCGGTGAGGTGTTCTTCGACGAGGTCGACGAGTCGGTTGAGTGCCGAGATCACGAGGCCTCCTTTCGAAGTCCAGCCTGGCTGAGGACACCCGGGCCGCGCCCGACATTCGTGGCCCGATCCGATCAGCTGAAACCGCCGGCGCGATGCTTGTTCGTCCGGCCGGGGTGTCCCGCGACGCTCGCCAACGTCACTCGCATTCCGAAAGCACCCGGTCGGCGGCTGACAAGATCAACGGGGAAGGCTGGGGGCCGATGCCGTTTCAGTCGTATGCCTCTCCGGCATATTCATGCCTCTGCGGCATACGGTTTTTCTGCACCTACTGCTTCCTGGGCGGCCCTCGCCTCCGCCCCGATGTCAACCAACTCCGCAGACGAGGGCCGGGTGCGGCTGGTGGTAGCCACACCCGGCTGGGCGGGTGTCAGGGGTGGAGTTTGTCGGCCTTGATGCCGTCGACGAAGCCGGCCCACTGGGTGGTGTCGAACGACAGGATCGGGCCGGTCTGGTCCTTGCTGTCGCGCACCAGGACGGCCCGGGTGGGGGTGGCGACCTCGACGCAGTCCCCGCCGGCGTTGCTGCGGGTGCTCTTCTTCCACGCGAGTTCGGTCATGACAGTTCCTCCGCGATCGATGCGATGAGTTTGCGAGACTGGGCCTCGCTCAGTGCCGTGGAGCCGATGGCTGACCAGACTTCTTCGTATGTCGCCACCTCGGCGGGCTTGTCGAGGTAGAGGGCACCGGTCAGGCCGTCGGAGTAGATGATCGTCGGCTCGTCGGAGCCGTCGAAGTCCAGGATGGTGAACGCACCGTTCGCCAACATGGCGCGGTGTAGTCCGGCGCTGAACGGCACCACCCGGACGGCGACGTTGGGCTGGCGGCTGACCGTGACGATCCGGTTGAGCTGCTCGGCGTCGATCTCACGGCGGAGCACGGCCTCGTCGAGGATGATGTCGAGTTGCGGCGCGGGTGGGCTGGCCCGGGTCAGCAACGCCTGTCGATCGAGTCGCAACGCCACTCCTCGGTCGATCTCGTCGCGCTTCATGTCGGGGCGTCCGGCCTCGTATACCCGGGTGGCGTACGCCTTGGTCTGCAGCAGGCCGGGGACCAGGTGCGCTTCGTACTTGCGGAGCCGGGTCGCGCCGGACTCAAGCCCGACGTACAGCTCGAACCACTCGGGGATGGCATCGCCGTACGAATGCCACCAGCCGCGGGCCCTGGTCTCCTTGGCGAGACCCATCAACGCCTCAGTGATTTCTGGTAACGCTCCGTAAATCTTGCACATCGCTTCGACGTCGAGGGACCGCATCGACGTGGCACCGGTTTCGATGCGCCAGATCTTCGGAGTGGACCACTCCAAAGCGGTGGCGGCGGCCTTCACCGTCATGCGTGCCTCCTCGCGGAGCTGTCGCAGATGCCTGCCGAGCTGTCGCCTCGGGACCGTCGAGCCGGTGTCCGTCGTCACTGGATTCTCCTTTCCGCGACTACACACCGGGCGAAACCCGCACTCGATATGTAGCACCCATCGACCACGCTGAGCAATGAAACAACATGAAGTGAATCATCGTCAACCCTTTCATTTGAAATGTAATATTGCATCTCGGCTGCTCGATGGGAACCATGGTTGCTGGGTGTGGCGGTCGGATGACCTAATGGCCCGGCCGCCACGCCCCCTCATCGAAGGAGGGCCGATGACCCAGCACGTCAGCTACGAGGCGTACGTGGTCGCGGTGGCCAGGACCTTGGCCAGGCGACACCGGCCGGTGTGGTCCTGGCGCGAGTGGCGGCAGGTCTGCCGGTGCGGGTCGGCGCTGCCGTGCCGGGCTCGGCATCGGATCCCGATCAACCGGGGGCACTGGCCGGGGGAGGGCCGGTGAGCGTCCACATTCCTGTCCAGCCTGCGTGGACGTGCGCTGGGTGCGCGGCGCCGTGGCCGTGTGACACCCGCCGTCAGGAACTGCTCGCCGAGTACGCCGGGGCGAGGGTGTCGCTGTCGGTGTACATGGCGACGTGCCTGCTCGACGCGATGATCGACTTGGCGGACGACCGGTCTGGCTACCTGTACTGGCGGTTCATGGGCTGGTGGCGCTGATGTCGGTGATCCTTCCCGGCGATGAGCACATGCACTTCGAGGACGGCTCGCATCGTTGGTATCCGCCCGACCCGGACGACACCGACCAGAAGGCGTGGGAGGACCGCGTACGGGCGCACCAGCGCCAGCACCGTGAGGAGGACCCGCGACCCCGCAAGCGCTGGCCGCGACGGTCGATCTGAAACCGGAGTCGATCGACCCCGAAGCAGTCCCGGCCCGAGCCGATTCAGCGGCACAGTTCCAGTCGGGGCCAGTGCCGCAGGTCGCGCAGGAGTTGGCGGTCGTGCGAGGCGATGACCACCGCCGCTCCGGTGACGTCGAGGGCTGCGACAAGCTCGTCGACGAGGGTGATCGACAGATGGTTGGTCGGCTCGTCGAGGATCAGCAGGTCGGGGCGTTCGGCCAGCCGCATCGCGAGCTCCAGCCGACGCAGCTGCCCCGTGGACAGCCGGCCCACCGACGTACTGCGGGATTGGCGGTCGAGCAGGCCGAGACCGGCCAGCGAGACGGCCTCAGCCTGCGCCAGCTGCCCGTGGGCGACCAGCCGGGCGACGTGGTCGTCGTATGCGCGGGCCGCCGACTCGGCGCTGGGCAGCCGGGGTGATTCCTGGGCGACGAGCCCGACTCGGGTGCCCGGCGGTCGGCGTACCGCACCGGACGTCGGGGCCAGGGCGCCGGCGAGGACGGCGAGCAGCGTGGACTTGCCGGCACCGTTCGGTCCGGTGACGAGCAGCCGGTCGCCCTGGTCGAGGGTCACCGAGACCGGCGTGGTGAGCCGGTCGGTCACGGTGACGTCGTGCGCATGGACCAGTTGCGCGCCCGCGCGTCGACCGAGCGGCGGTACGCGCAACTCCAGCGGCGGCTCGGGGACGGTGATCTCGTGGGCGGCGAGCGCGGCGCGTTGCCGGTTCACTGCCTGCACCACCCCCGGGGTACGGGTCTGGCGTTGGTGCTTGTTGGTGCCCTTGTCCGGTCGCCACCCGGTGCTCAGCCGCGCTTGCGCCTGCTGCAGAGCTTCCTGTAGCCGGCGCTGTTCGTCCTGCTGCTCCGCGTACTCCTGCTCCCAGCGGGCCCGCTCACGGGCGCGGCCGTCGCGCCAACCGGCGTACCCGCCGCCGTAGCGACGCGGCCGACCGTCCCGGCTCGGGTCAAGGTCGAGGGTGTCGGTCGTGACGTCGGCGAGCAGTGCGCGGTCGTGGCTGACCACGACGATGCCGCCTCGGTGGCTGCGGAGCCGGCGGGTGAGGAAATCCAGCCCGGCGGCGTCGAGGTGGTTGGTGGGCTCGTCGAGCAGCAGCAGGTCGAGGTCGGCACCGAGCAGGCAGGCCAGCCGGATCCGGTACCGCTGCCCGACCGACAGGGCGTCCAGCGCCCGGTGGCGGTCCTGGCAGGCGCTCAACTCGGCGAGGGCGATCTGCAGCCGCCGGTCGGCGTCCCAGGCGTCGAAGGCTTCGCAGCGTTCCAGCGCGCCGGCATACGCCGCGTCGGCTCCCGGCACACCGTCGGCGAGGGCGCTCGCTGCCTTCTCGAAGTCAGCCAGCGCGGCGTGTGGTCCGGCGAGCGCCGCGTCGAGCAGGTGCCCGACGGTCACGCCGGGGGCGGCGTGGAGTTCCTGCTCGGCGATGCCGAGCGTGCCGACGAGATGCACGGTCCCGGCGTCGGGGCTGAGTCGCCCGGCGAGGGCGTGCAGCAGGGTCGTCTTGCCGCGTCCGTTCTCGCCGACGACAGCCAGGCGGGTGCCGGCGGCGACGGCGAGATCGACCTGGTGCAGGACGATCCGTCCGCCGCGCGTAACGGTCAGCCCGGTGGCGGTGAGCTGCGCTGCGGCCCGGGCAGGCGTCGAGGTATCCGGGTCGACCTGGGGCGATGGGTGGTGCTGGGGTGACTGGTGGTGCTGGGGCAAAGAGCGGTGCTGAGGCACGGGGTTCTCCGCGGTCTCGGGTCGAGAGCCGGGAAGGCACGCAGGATGGCCGCCCGGCGGGGACGCCTGGGACGGCAGCGGAGAACGAGAAGAGCACGCGCTGGCGTCAGGCGGCGGCGCGCAGCCTCAAAGATCCGGTACCCATGCACATGGACTCGATGTTAGCCGGCCGGCTGTTCAGTGGTGCTCGGGCTGTGGCTGCGGCTCGCGCCACATCGGCCAGACCGGTGGGCCGTCGGGCAACCGCATCGGACCGTGCGGACGGTAGCCGTGGCGCAGATACAGATCCCGGTTGCGGGGCGTCGTCGCCTCCAGATAGGCCGGGGTGCCGTGGCCGTCCAGATGGCGGTGGTGGTGCCGCAGTAGCGCGCTGCCGAGTCCGCCGCCCTGCCGCCAGGGGGCCACCGCCAGGTACGCCAGATGCCAGTGTGGTTGCCATGGGTGGTGCGCCGAGAGCATCCGGGCGAGGGCGGCGAAGCGCGGCTGCCACTGCCCGGCGGCGATCAACAGCTGCAACTCGTGTTCGCTGACCGTATCCGGATCGGTGGCGATGCGTCGGCCCCGGGGAAGCCAGATGGCGACGCCGCTGAACTGGCCGGCGACGTAGACCGCACCACCGGACCGGATCGCGTGGTCGAGTTCGAGGGTGAACAGGGTCCGGAAGACGCTGGCGCGTGCGTCGAGGTCGCCGATCAGCCACTGCGACACCGGGGCGATCAGGAACGCCTCGGTGAGCAGCGTGGCCGCTTGCGCGATGTCGTCCAGTCCAGCGGTACGGATCATCACGGCGGCTGGGTGGATCGCGGTCATCTGCGGCCTCCTGCCGGTCAGGCGTACGCGGTGCTCAGGTCGCTGCGGCTGGTGAGCCGAGGCATGCGGGTAGACGCGTGTCCCACTGCACTGGAGTACGTAGTCCCAGGTCAGATGGCCGACAGTTGACCTGTGTGAATAGTTGGTCGGCCGGCTGCGCGGGAATGTCGTTGCCACTTGGTGTAATCGGGAAGACAACAGCGGGTACGTGGCAGCAGGAGGTCCAGTTGGCGACGTTCGTTCTCATCCCGGGTGGCGGCACCGATCCGTGGTACTGGCGCCGGCTGGTCGACGAGTTGCACGCCCGTGGGCACGAGCCGATCGCCGTCGACCTGCCGTGCGACGACGACAAGGCCGGCTGGGTGGAGTACGCCGACGCGGTCGTCGCCGCGATCGGGGGCCGTACCGACGTCGTGTTGGTGGCGCATTCGCTCGCCGGGTTCACCGCACCGCTGGTCGCCGACCGGGTGCCGGTCCGCCTGCTTGTCCTGTTGACGGCGATGGTCCCGGTGCCGGGTGAGACCGGCGGCGACTGGTGGGCGAACACCGGCCACGCCGCCGCGCTGGCCGAGCAGGCCGCCCGCGAGGGCCGCCCGGCGGGCGAGGACGCGTTCGCGTTGTTCACCCACGGCATGCCGGACGACCTAGTCGCCGAGGTGCTGCGCCACGACCGTGAGCAGTCCGGTACGCCGTTCGGCCAGCCGTGGCCGTTGCCGGCCTGGCCGGATGTGCCGACCCGGTTCGTGCTCTGCCGCGACGATCGCTTCTTCCCGGCCGAGTTCGTCCGCCGGGTCGTGGGTGAGCGGCTCGGCGTCGTTCCCGACGAGATCGGTGGCGGGCACCTGGCGGCGCTCACCCATCATCGTGAGTTGGCCGACCAACTGGAGTCGTACCTGGGCTGACGTGGTCGCGGGCGGGGCCAGCCGGTGGCCGGCCCCGCCCGCGACGGGGATCGCTACAGGGTCAGGGTCCAGGTGTTGATGTAGCCGGTGTCACCGCTGAAGACGTCGCGCACCTGCAACCGCCAGGTGCCGTTGGCCGCCTCCGAGGAGAGGTTCACGGTGTAGGTGGTGATCACGTTGTCGGCGCCGTCGAAGAACGCCCAGCTCTTGAGCCGGAAGGACGAGCCGTCCGGTGCGAGCAGGTCGATGACCAGGTCACCGCGGTAGGTGTGCTGGATGTTGACGTCGACGGTCGACGACGTCGACGCGTTGCGGGCGCAGCCGCTGATCACGATGCTGCTGGTCACCGCCGTTCCGGCGTCCGGGATGGCGACGTCGGTGCCGTTGGTGCCGGAGCAGCCTCCGCCGCCGGTGCCGGTCACCGTGAGGCTGAACGCCGCCGTCCGGGTCGCCGATGCCCCGGTCCCGGTGACGGTGATCGGGTAGGTGCCGGCCGGGGTGCTGGCCGAGGTGGCGATGGTCAGGCTGGACGAGCCGCCTGAGGTGACGGTCGACGGGCTGAAGCTGGCCGTCGCCCCGCTCGGCAGGCCGCTGGCGGTCAGTGCCACCGACTGCGCCGACCCGGAGGTGGTGCTGGTCGCGACGGTCGCCGACACCGAGCCGCCGGGGGCGGTCGAGCCGGATGCCGGGGTGACCGACACGGAGAAGTCGTTCGCCGGTGGGGTGCCGTCGTTGACCACGTAGAGCAGCCGGTTCGGCGAGCCGGTGCCCGGGTTGCCGACCGCGTCGACGGTGGCGTTGTTGTAGAGGAAGTCGCGGACCTGCTGCGGGGTCCAGCTCGGGTTGGCCGAGGCGACCAGGGCCGCGGCGCCGGCGACGTGCGGGGCGGCCATCGACGTACCGCTGATGGTGTTGGTGGCGCTGTCGCTGGTGTGCCACGGGGCGGTTATCGACGAGCCGGGCGCGAAGATGTCCAGGCAGGTGCCGAAGTTGGAGAAGCTGGACCGGGCGTCGGTGTTGGTGGTGGAGCCGACGGTGATGGCTTCGGTGACCCGGGACGGTGAGCTGTTGCAGGCGTTCGCGGAGCTGTTGCCGGCGGCCAGGATGTAGGTGATGCCGGTGGTGATCGAGTTGCGGACCGCGGTGTCCAGCGAGGTGTTCGCGCCGCCACCGAGGCTCATGTTCGCCACGGCCGGCTTGACGGCGTTGGCGGTCACCCAGTCGACGCCGCCGATGACGCCGGCGTTGGTGCCGCTGCCGGAGCAGTTCAGCACCCGTACGCCGACCAGGGTGACGCCCTTGGCGACGCCGTACGCGGTGCCGCCGACGGTGCCGGCGACGTGGGTGCCGTGGCCGTTGCAGTCGTCGGCTGCTCCGCCGTCGACGGCGTCGAAGCCGGTGACGGCCCGGCCGCCGAAGTCGCTGTGGCTGAACCGGATGCCGGTGTCGATGATGTATGCGTGCACGTTGGACGCGGTGTTGGGGTAGGTGTACGAGTTGTTCAGCGGCAGGGCGCGCTGGTCGATCCGGTCCAGCCCCCAGGATGGTGGGTTGGGCTGGGTGCCGGCGAGTTCGACGGTGTGGTTCTGCTCGACGTAGTCGACTGCCGGGTGGGCCGCGATCCGGGCGGCCTGTCGGGCGCTCGCCGTGATCTCGAAGCCGCGTAGGGCTGCGGTGTAGGTGCGGGCGACCTTGCCTCCCTGTTGGCTGGCCAACGTACGGGCGGTGTCGGTGACCTGGCCGCGACCGACCGCGCTCTCTTTGAACACCACGATGTAGCTGTCCGGTACGGCGGTGGATCCGCCGGCATGGCGGATGGTTCCTTCCGGTTCGGCGGCGGTGACCGGTGCGGTGGCGGCGGCCACCATGGCCAGCGCGGTGGCGCCGACCACGACGACTCTGCGGAGGAGATTCATGTCCCGTCCTCTCATCGGATCGGCGTGGTCCGTCCGTTGACGGTGACAACGGATCAGCGCACGCCGATCTTGCTGAGAGTAATCTGGGTCGATACTGAGAAGTGATATTCCGATTGACCTATACCACCGGTGACATGGATCTGACGGCGGCTCAGCGGGACACGATCTTGCGGCGCACCCCTCGTGCGTACTGCCGGGCCACGAAGACGGTAGCCCTGCCGAGGCTGCGGGCACCGCCGACGGGGACCGTCTTCGCGGCCCGCTGTCCGCGACCAGCCGCCGGCTTGGCCGCTGGCGTGTCGAGGGCGTCCGGGCCGCCAGCGGTCAGGTCGACGACGTCAAACTCGCTGCCGGTCTCCCACCGTTGGCCGTGACTGGCGGCGACCGCCTCGGTGAGCGCGCCGTCCGGGGTGCCCGCGTTCAGTGCCCGGCTGCGGGCCGCGGTCGACCACAACTCGACGGCGTGCTCGGCGGATCCGGCACCGGCGGGCAGCACCCGCAGCAGACCACAGCGCCACTTCTCCATGGCGGCGACCAGCGCTGCGACGGTCCCGGTACCAACGCCGAGTCGAGCCGGTACGCGCAGCAGGTACGGTGCCGGACCGGCGTTGCTCGGGGCGCGGCCGAGTATCCGGACCCGTGGCTCGTGGCGGTACTCGGTGGCGAGTAGCCGCAGCTCGGCCCGGCTGGTTCCGGTGTCTTCGGCTCCCGGGCCGCCGGGTTCCGGGTCGGTGGAGCCGGCCGTGTCGAAGTCCCCGACCAGTACTACGTGCAGGTCGCGTTCGCCGCTGGCGAGGAGCCGGTCGACACTGGCGCGGACCACCTCGTACGGCTGGTCCACCGTGACCACGGCGCTGACCAGCGGCACGTGCCAGGTCCGACCGGGCCGGGCCCGGTTCTCCCGCGGGTACGGCAGCAGGTCGGCCAACTCCGCGCGAACCCGCCGGTCGGCCGCTGCCCGGTCCGGCCGGGTGCTGGTCCACAGTGCGGCGGCCGGTTCCGGGACGAAGTAGGCGCCGGCCTGGGCCAGTCGGTAGGCGACCTCGATGTCGGCACCCTGGCACGGGTCCGAGCCGGCGCGGTACCGGTCCCGGTGGAACGCGTAGCCGGTGCCGGCGGCGGCCAGGAACGCGCGGTGGTCCGCGGTGCGCAGTTGATGGGTGGTGTCGAGCAGTTGGGTCAACTCGGCGTCGACCACGCTGTCGGGGAAGAGCTGGCCGAGGGTGCCGGCGCTGGCGTGGGCGACGATCACCTCCGGCTCCGGTGCCTTGCCGGTGAAGATCAGCGGTACGGCGAGACTGACCGCGTCCGGACTGGCCTGCTGCCAGCGGGTGAGTGTCGCGACGAAGTCGGGTGCCGGGACGGCGCCGGCCGGGATCCGTACGATGATCTCGCCTTTGGCGGCGCCGATCTCGCTGGCGAAGGCACGGTCGTCGGCACAGGCGACGATCTGCAGCAGGTCGTCCGGGTACCGCTGCTGGCGCAGCGCGGCCATGGTGCGGCCGGTGGCGGTCGGGTCGTCGCCGACGACGAGCACGCTGATCCCGGTGGCGGGCGTCGACTGCCCGGGTTCGGTGGGGGCGATCCGCGTCCAGTCGTTGTGCGGTGACGGAGCGGATGACACGGCGCCAGGCTGGGACACGCGTGCAGCGTACCGGAAGGTCGGCCGGTAGCCTCTTGCTGACGTGGGTCGGGCGCTCCGCGCGCGTCGGCCCGTTGGGATCCGAGCCGGAAATCAGGTGGCGCAGGTGGCGGACAAGACGGCGGGCGACGCCATCCGGGCCGGGGGGCCGGCTTCCGCCCGGTTCGGGCGGGCGGACCATCGCCGCTGGTGGTGGCGGATCCGGCTGGATGAGCGGTCGGCGGGGCAGCCGCTACCGGCTCGCACCGGGATGGCCCGGCGGGTGCTGGTCGACGCCGACTCGGTGGCCGCGCTCCGCGGGTTGCTCACCGAGCCGGCCGCCGTCACCCCGGTGCGGCAGTTGACCGTACGGGTACGACGGTGGCGTCCGCCGGCACCGGGCTGGTCGGGACGACTCGGGTCGGTCGCCGGCATCCGCCGGCACCGGGTTCGGCTGCCGCACGGTGGCGGTGCCGCCCGGGTGAGCGTCGAGTTGGCCGCGCCGGTCCCGCTGTACGTTCTGCTCTCCGCCGTGTTGGCGGTGCTGGCGCCGGTGCGTCCGCTGCCTCGACCGGCGAGCGCCGACGTGACCGCGATCGGCGTCGTACCGGCCTGGTTGCCGCTGACCGCCAACCACTCGGTGGCCGGGCAACTCGCGGTCAATCCGGAGATCCGGGGGTACGACGTGGTGCTCGCCCCGGATGCGGCGGCGCTTGCCGCCGGGCCGGATCTGGTGGGCGTCGCGGTGACCGCCGGGGACACCGGTGCCCGGGTGACGAACCGCCAGCCGGTGGTGTTGATCGATCCGGCGGTGGCCAACCCGATCGGTCGGGGCCGCCGGTACGGCCCGGCGGAACCGACCGGGGTGCTGGAGTTGCGGTCGGGCGAGCCGGCACCGGGTTGGTCGGTGCGGGCCGCCGATGCCCCGAGCGGGTCGGTGCCGCTCGCGCAGGGCCGGCTCGACGGCGTACCGCTGTCCGGCGACCAGTTGGCCGCCGTACGCCGGTTCGGGCAGTTGATCTGTCCGGAGGTCCCGGCGACGGAGCCGGCAGCGGAGGCGGTGTTGTTGGCGCAGTTGGCGGCGACCGGTGCGGTGCTGCGGCTGCCGCAGGTGCCGCCGTCGGTCGCCGACCGGCTCGCGGAGCCGTTGCTGGAGTTGATCGGCAGCGACCTGCCGGGGGTCGGCGCGGATCCGTTGGAGTGGGAGATCCGCAGTGTCCGGCAGCGGTCGGCGGCGCTGCGTGGGCATGCCGCCGCGTTCGCCGCCGGTGATGTCACCGCCGGGGCCTTTCCCTCGTTGGCGGCGCCGCCGTCGGTGAGCGCGGTGCTGGTCACCCGCCGGCCGGAGTATCTGCCGGAGGTGGTGCGCCAACTCGCCGGGCAGAGCTACCCGGAGCTGGAGATCGTGCTCTGCCTGCACGGCATCGAGTTGGCCGCCGACGTGCGGTCGCGGCTGGCCGAGTGCGGGCGGCCGATCCAGATCTTCAGCGCACCCGCCGGGTTCAGTTTCGGTGAGGTGATGGGTGCGGCGACCGCCCGGGCCCGGGGCAGTCTGGTCACCAAGGTGGACGACGACGACGTGTACGGACCGGAGCACGTCTGGGATCTGGTGTTGGCCCGGGAGTTCTCCGGGGCGACGTTGGTCGGTAAGGCGGCCGAGTTCGTGGTGCTACAGACCTTGGGCGTGACGGTACGCCGGGCGGCGGTGCCGCCGGAGGCGTACGGCGCCCCGGTCGCGGGCGGCACGATGTTGATGGCGCGCGGTGACCTGGAGGCGGTCGGTGGGTGGCGGCCGGTGCCCCGCTCGGTGGATCGCGGGTTGATGGACCGGGTGCTGCGGGCCGGTGGGCTGATCTACCGGACCCATCCGCTGGGTTACCTGTACGAGCGACGGGCTGCGGGGCACACCTGGGACGCCGGGCTCGACTATTTTCTTCGCCGCGCGGGCCAGCAGTGGGACGGGGTGCCCCGGCATCGGGAGTTCGGCACGGCACCACAGGTACCGCAGGGTGCCGGTCAGCGCCGGTAGGGTGACGAAGTAACCGCTAGGTAACCGCCTAGATCAAGATCCGTAATCGAGCTGTCACAATGTGAACATGGCACGTTTACCCGATGTGCTAGATCGATGGCGCTCGGCACAGTCATCGAGGGGTCGGGTAATCGATGCTGCGGGGAGGTGACGGTGACCACCGTCGCGCTCAAGGACGTGACCAAGGTCTTCTCGGACGGGACCACCGCTGTCGACAACGTCAATCTCGACGTCAACGACGGCGAGTTCATGGTGCTGCTCGGCCCTTCCGGCTGTGGCAAGTCGACCGTGCTGCGCATGATCGCGGGTCTCGAGGACCCCAGTAGCGGTGCGGTGCTGCTCGACGGCGAGCTGGCCAACGACATCCCGCCCCGGGACCGCCGGGTCGCCATGGTCTTCCAGGACTTCGCGCTCTACCCGCACATGACGGTGGGCGACAACATCGCCTTCCCGCTGCGGCTCGCCGGCGTCGACACCGGCTCGCGGGCCGAGCGGGTCGCCGACGTGGCCAGTGCTCTCGGCATCGGCGACGTG
This window harbors:
- a CDS encoding glycosyltransferase, yielding MADKTAGDAIRAGGPASARFGRADHRRWWWRIRLDERSAGQPLPARTGMARRVLVDADSVAALRGLLTEPAAVTPVRQLTVRVRRWRPPAPGWSGRLGSVAGIRRHRVRLPHGGGAARVSVELAAPVPLYVLLSAVLAVLAPVRPLPRPASADVTAIGVVPAWLPLTANHSVAGQLAVNPEIRGYDVVLAPDAAALAAGPDLVGVAVTAGDTGARVTNRQPVVLIDPAVANPIGRGRRYGPAEPTGVLELRSGEPAPGWSVRAADAPSGSVPLAQGRLDGVPLSGDQLAAVRRFGQLICPEVPATEPAAEAVLLAQLAATGAVLRLPQVPPSVADRLAEPLLELIGSDLPGVGADPLEWEIRSVRQRSAALRGHAAAFAAGDVTAGAFPSLAAPPSVSAVLVTRRPEYLPEVVRQLAGQSYPELEIVLCLHGIELAADVRSRLAECGRPIQIFSAPAGFSFGEVMGAATARARGSLVTKVDDDDVYGPEHVWDLVLAREFSGATLVGKAAEFVVLQTLGVTVRRAAVPPEAYGAPVAGGTMLMARGDLEAVGGWRPVPRSVDRGLMDRVLRAGGLIYRTHPLGYLYERRAAGHTWDAGLDYFLRRAGQQWDGVPRHREFGTAPQVPQGAGQRR